Proteins from a single region of Chitinibacter bivalviorum:
- the lplT gene encoding lysophospholipid transporter LplT, translated as MNRGFFTILGAQFLSALADNALFFAALALLKEQQAPEWHLSMLLWAFTVSYVVIAPYAGAFADSMHKGRAMLICNGIKLAGCLGMLCGLPPIYAYAIVGFGAATYSPAKYGIITEYLPHEKLVEANGWLEGATVGAIILGTIIGGYLSGNKINIFLQSHTLGQYLSPAQFAIAATIVLYILAAYVNLFIPKLIVRLKPLHLDPVHQAKEFAWCVKRLWRDPQGQLSLGVTTLFWGAGATMRLVVLNWAVIWLALNLEQASQLIALVAIGIAIGAVIAGRYIPLQKAFSVMWAGIGMGALVIFMLWVNQIAIAALLMLIIGVLSGFFVVPLNAMLQHRGHKLMGAGHSIAVQNFNENLGILIMVGMHAWLVKNFSTPLASGSSALLQQQFSHHGIPPMQLIIVGFGGFVIIVMSWIIWRYHRNQGLGLLHD; from the coding sequence GGCGCAATTTTTATCCGCGCTCGCCGACAATGCTTTATTTTTTGCTGCGCTGGCTTTACTCAAAGAGCAGCAAGCTCCCGAATGGCATTTATCGATGCTGTTATGGGCATTTACCGTTTCCTACGTCGTCATCGCGCCGTATGCCGGCGCCTTTGCCGACTCGATGCACAAAGGCCGCGCGATGCTGATTTGCAATGGCATCAAGCTGGCGGGTTGCCTCGGGATGTTGTGTGGACTACCGCCCATTTATGCCTACGCAATTGTCGGCTTTGGCGCCGCGACCTACTCGCCAGCAAAGTACGGCATTATTACCGAATACCTACCCCACGAAAAACTGGTGGAAGCCAACGGCTGGCTGGAAGGCGCAACGGTCGGCGCGATTATTCTGGGCACGATCATTGGTGGGTATCTTTCTGGAAACAAGATCAATATTTTTCTACAAAGCCATACCCTAGGGCAGTATTTAAGCCCGGCGCAATTTGCAATTGCGGCAACGATCGTGCTTTATATCCTCGCCGCGTATGTAAATCTATTTATTCCTAAACTCATTGTCCGCCTCAAACCCTTGCATCTGGACCCGGTACATCAAGCCAAAGAATTTGCTTGGTGCGTCAAGCGCTTATGGCGTGACCCGCAAGGGCAACTTTCTCTGGGCGTGACCACTTTATTTTGGGGCGCAGGGGCCACCATGCGTCTGGTGGTACTCAATTGGGCGGTGATCTGGCTGGCGCTCAATCTGGAACAAGCCAGTCAGCTGATTGCCTTGGTCGCCATTGGCATCGCCATAGGCGCCGTCATCGCCGGTCGATACATCCCTTTGCAAAAAGCGTTTTCGGTCATGTGGGCCGGCATCGGCATGGGTGCGCTGGTTATTTTCATGCTGTGGGTCAACCAAATTGCCATCGCTGCGTTATTGATGTTGATTATCGGTGTGCTGTCCGGCTTTTTTGTGGTGCCGTTGAATGCCATGTTGCAACACCGTGGCCATAAATTAATGGGCGCGGGTCACTCCATTGCGGTGCAAAATTTCAACGAGAATCTGGGTATTTTAATCATGGTGGGCATGCACGCCTGGCTGGTGAAAAACTTCAGTACCCCATTAGCCAGTGGCAGTAGCGCTTTGCTACAACAGCAATTTTCACACCATGGCATACCACCCATGCAGCTTATCATTGTCGGCTTTGGTGGTTTTGTCATCATTGTGATGAGCTGGATCATCTGGCGTTATCATCGTAATCAGGGCTTAGGTTTATTACACGATTAA